A stretch of Physeter macrocephalus isolate SW-GA chromosome 8, ASM283717v5, whole genome shotgun sequence DNA encodes these proteins:
- the SLX9 gene encoding LOW QUALITY PROTEIN: ribosome biogenesis protein SLX9 homolog (The sequence of the model RefSeq protein was modified relative to this genomic sequence to represent the inferred CDS: deleted 2 bases in 1 codon) yields MYTLLSLKWITRWVSAGDMGKVRGLRAWVHQAAVRPPGEATSGPGPPTQEAAPLQASAGGVGEKSGMNANVFAETTKDPSALVQKLGMDAKGITSIRRGAEAKAVLPKKKKLKLRRKRWL; encoded by the exons atgtacacactgttgtctttaaaatggataaccaggtGGGTCTCTGCCGGGGACATGGGGAAAGTGAGGGGCCTGCGGGCCTGGGTGCACCAGGCTGCCGTGAGGCCCCCAGGGGAGGCCACGTCCGGCCCCGGGCCCCCCACACAGGAGGCAGCCCCTCTGCAGGCCTCGGCTGGCGGAGTC GGGGAAAAAAGTGGCATGAATGCCAATGTCTTTGCTGAGACCACGAAAGACCCCAGTGCCTTGGTGCAGAAGCTGGGCATGGACGCAAAGGGCATCACCTCCATCAGGAGAGGTGCCGAGGCCAAGGCTGTTTTGCCCAAGAAGAAGAAGCTGAAGCTGAGGCGTAAGAGGTGGCTGTAG